A genomic segment from Blastococcus sp. PRF04-17 encodes:
- the selB gene encoding selenocysteine-specific translation elongation factor: MHVVATAGHVDHGKSALVRALTGMEPDRWAEERRRGLTIDLGFAWTTLPSGRRLAVVDVPGHEKFVGNMLAGVGSVPAALLVVAADDGWSAQTGEHVAVLDALGVRHALLAVTKTDLADPAPVLADVRDRLRTTSMGEVPAVAVSAVTGAGLSGFTAALDDLLAGLPAADTAAPVRLWIDRAFTIRGAGTVVTGTLAAGSVAVGDRLQLGDREAAVRGVQSLGEAVPSAAATARVALNLRGIAVEELSRGDALLTPGAFRATGTVDVTLAGAPEGRLPTEAVVHVGSATVGARLRPLEGPVVRLRLNAALPLRVGDRLLLREPGTRRVLGADVRDVAPPELRRRGAARQRAAELVAQPGGAAGAAADLARRRIVRADDFAAMGWPVPAGAAVHGRWLLAAGLADELAARVPDVVVRYRRLRPLEPGPPTEVVRRALDLPDADLVGAVVRSPLELREGRVVDGAADLPPHVQRAVDAVRTRLADDPFAAPEAPDLQAAGLGARELAAAVRGGQLIRIAEGVYLAPGIAEQARARLTGIEQPFTVSQARRAWRTSRRVAVPLMEWLDAQGVTVRLPDSTRRLR, translated from the coding sequence ATGCACGTCGTCGCGACGGCCGGTCACGTCGACCACGGCAAGTCCGCGCTGGTCCGCGCGTTGACCGGCATGGAGCCGGACCGCTGGGCCGAGGAGCGGCGGCGCGGGCTCACCATCGACCTGGGCTTCGCCTGGACGACGCTGCCCTCAGGGCGCCGGCTCGCGGTCGTGGACGTGCCGGGCCACGAGAAGTTCGTCGGGAACATGCTCGCCGGCGTCGGGTCGGTGCCGGCCGCGCTCCTCGTGGTCGCCGCCGACGACGGCTGGTCGGCGCAGACCGGGGAGCACGTCGCCGTCCTCGACGCCCTCGGCGTGCGGCACGCGCTGCTCGCCGTCACCAAGACCGACCTCGCCGATCCCGCACCTGTGCTGGCCGACGTCCGCGACCGGTTGCGGACGACGTCGATGGGCGAGGTCCCCGCCGTCGCCGTCAGCGCGGTGACCGGCGCCGGGCTGTCCGGGTTCACCGCCGCCCTCGACGACCTGCTCGCGGGGCTGCCGGCGGCCGACACCGCCGCGCCGGTCCGGCTGTGGATCGACCGGGCCTTCACCATCCGGGGCGCGGGCACCGTCGTCACCGGAACCCTCGCGGCGGGTTCCGTCGCCGTCGGCGACCGGTTGCAGCTCGGCGATCGCGAGGCGGCCGTCCGGGGCGTGCAGTCCCTCGGCGAGGCGGTCCCGAGCGCGGCGGCGACCGCGCGGGTCGCGCTCAACCTGCGCGGGATCGCGGTCGAGGAGCTCTCCCGGGGGGACGCGCTGCTGACGCCGGGTGCGTTCCGCGCGACCGGCACCGTGGACGTCACCCTCGCCGGGGCGCCCGAGGGCCGGCTGCCCACCGAAGCCGTCGTGCACGTCGGCTCGGCCACGGTGGGCGCCCGGCTGCGCCCCCTGGAGGGCCCGGTCGTCCGGCTGCGGCTGAACGCCGCGCTGCCGCTGCGGGTCGGTGACCGGCTGCTGCTGCGGGAGCCGGGCACCCGCCGGGTCCTCGGGGCCGACGTCCGCGACGTCGCGCCGCCGGAGCTGCGCCGCCGGGGCGCCGCCCGGCAGCGCGCCGCCGAGCTCGTGGCCCAGCCCGGAGGGGCGGCGGGTGCGGCGGCCGACCTGGCGCGCCGCCGGATCGTGCGGGCCGACGACTTCGCCGCCATGGGCTGGCCGGTGCCGGCGGGAGCCGCCGTGCACGGGCGCTGGCTGCTGGCTGCGGGGCTGGCCGACGAACTGGCGGCCCGCGTGCCCGACGTCGTCGTCCGGTACCGCAGGCTCCGCCCGCTCGAGCCCGGGCCCCCGACGGAGGTGGTCCGCCGGGCGCTCGACCTGCCCGACGCCGACCTGGTCGGTGCCGTGGTCCGGTCACCGCTCGAGCTGCGCGAGGGACGGGTGGTGGACGGTGCGGCCGACCTGCCCCCGCATGTGCAGCGTGCGGTCGACGCCGTGCGCACCCGGCTCGCCGACGACCCGTTCGCCGCCCCGGAGGCGCCGGACCTGCAGGCGGCGGGACTCGGCGCGCGCGAGCTGGCGGCAGCGGTGCGCGGCGGCCAGCTGATCCGCATCGCCGAGGGCGTCTACCTCGCGCCCGGGATCGCCGAGCAGGCCCGCGCCCGCCTGACCGGCATCGAGCAGCCGTTCACCGTCAGCCAGGCGCGCCGGGCCTGGCGCACGAGCCGCCGGGTCGCCGTCCCGCTCATGGAGTGGCTCGACGCACAGGGTGTGACCGTGCGGCTGCCCGACAGCACCCGCCGCCTGCGGTGA
- the selA gene encoding L-seryl-tRNA(Sec) selenium transferase — MSDHRRQVPRTDTLLADPQLAAAGERLGRGLVKDAVQRVQQRIRDGEVAPPEAVPAVLASLPSTASSLRPVLNATGVLVHTNLGRSPWSPAAVEAVVAASGTTDVELDLATGRRGPRGEAAIAALLAAVPAAEAALVVNNCAAALALVATALGQGKELVLARGELVEIGDGFRIPDLLVTTGARLREVGTTNRVTLGDYRGALGPDTGAVLKVHPSNFVVRGFTRQVAVAELAAALAGTGTPLVADIGSGLLESHALLLEEPDAQSTLAAGADLVLASGDKLLGGPQAGLVLGRADLVQRLRRHPLYRALRVDKTTLAGLEATLRGPRPPVQQMLAADPAHLRARADRIAARLIAAGVDARAVDSQARVGGGGAPEHPLPSAAISLPAGFAAPLRHGAPPVVGHVDGDRTLLDLRSLPPEADDDLTAAVLAVAAR, encoded by the coding sequence ATGAGCGATCACCGCCGGCAGGTGCCCCGCACCGACACGCTGCTCGCCGATCCGCAGCTGGCCGCCGCCGGCGAACGGCTCGGCCGCGGCCTGGTGAAGGACGCCGTCCAGCGGGTGCAGCAGCGCATCCGCGACGGCGAGGTCGCCCCGCCGGAAGCCGTGCCCGCCGTCCTCGCGTCCCTGCCGTCGACGGCCAGCAGCCTGCGGCCGGTGCTCAACGCCACCGGCGTCCTCGTGCACACCAACCTCGGCCGGTCGCCCTGGTCGCCGGCCGCGGTCGAGGCCGTGGTGGCGGCCAGCGGCACCACCGACGTCGAGCTGGACCTCGCTACCGGCCGCCGCGGCCCGCGCGGGGAGGCGGCGATCGCCGCGCTGCTCGCCGCCGTCCCCGCGGCCGAGGCGGCGCTCGTGGTGAACAACTGCGCCGCCGCGCTCGCCCTGGTGGCGACCGCGCTCGGGCAGGGCAAGGAGCTGGTCCTCGCCCGCGGCGAGCTCGTCGAGATCGGCGACGGCTTCCGGATCCCGGACCTCCTGGTGACCACCGGCGCCCGGCTGCGCGAGGTCGGGACGACGAACCGCGTGACCCTCGGCGACTACCGGGGCGCGCTGGGCCCGGACACCGGCGCGGTGCTCAAGGTGCACCCGTCGAACTTCGTCGTCCGCGGCTTCACCCGGCAGGTCGCGGTGGCCGAGCTGGCCGCCGCACTGGCGGGCACGGGCACGCCGCTGGTCGCCGACATCGGCTCCGGCCTCCTCGAGTCCCATGCGCTCCTGCTCGAGGAGCCGGACGCGCAGTCCACGCTGGCCGCCGGCGCGGACCTCGTGCTGGCCAGCGGCGACAAGCTGCTCGGCGGGCCGCAGGCCGGGCTGGTCCTGGGCCGCGCCGATCTGGTCCAGCGCCTCCGCCGCCACCCGCTCTACCGCGCGCTGCGGGTCGACAAGACGACGCTGGCCGGGCTCGAGGCGACGCTGCGGGGCCCGCGACCGCCGGTCCAGCAGATGCTGGCTGCGGATCCGGCGCACCTGCGCGCGCGGGCCGACCGGATCGCCGCCCGGCTGATCGCCGCCGGCGTGGACGCCCGCGCGGTCGACAGCCAGGCACGGGTGGGCGGGGGAGGAGCGCCGGAGCACCCGCTGCCCAGCGCGGCGATCTCGCTCCCCGCCGGCTTCGCCGCACCGCTGCGGCACGGTGCGCCTCCGGTCGTCGGACACGTCGACGGCGACCGGACGCTGCTCGACCTGCGCAGCCTGCCCCCGGAGGCGGACGACGACCTGACCGCGGCCGTGCTGGCGGTCGCCGCACGGTGA
- a CDS encoding putative bifunctional diguanylate cyclase/phosphodiesterase — MADARPGPRTVLRPSPQTVLVVAMILALLGLTALIGHPFAKLAPYLGFANLPWWALGIGFAATEASVFYLQTRREARTVSISELPLVLGLFLASPVQLLLGRLAGSLAVFLAHRRAPVLKTAWNLALVSLQTAVAVALFHLLAGGRDASSPVVWLGAYCGAIAANCVASIALALVIAIYERDLRVRPILDDMVKGEPFAPFVITLGLIAVMSLSAAQHSAWLLLVTGAGLLLGYRAYAALADRHLGTERLYRFAQAVTSAPEVDETLRKLLQEAKELLRGERAEVAFVASDGGDVAHVRLGSTGRLGRSSETPAPAEQWLIARVVGDGEPLLITRGTRDPAERRWLDSQVAREAVAVPLRGGTGILGVLIVTDRIGDVRTFSEDHVRLLETVASHASVALQNGKLMDQLRHEATHDALTGLPNRTALQRQMVAALEEVSEGRSPGAAVMILDLDSFKEVNDTLGHQQGDQLLVEVGARLRTAAGPAGFVARLGGDEFAILLSGTDDEDRAVRVGRRLLRSLEQPVALDGLEVEVGGSLGLAMAPTHATDPAGLLKRADMAMYDAKASTGGLRLYEPDSDADNPRRLMLVSELRTALNQDRIEVHVQPQARLSTGKTVSVEALVRWNHADLGFIAPDEFIPIAERSGLIGLLTTRVLDASLAAVADWRRQGTDLGIAVNLSARSLQDTDLIDEVSRLLRRHGVPASRLTLEVTESSVMADPARAIALLHQLRALGVRLSVDDFGTGYSSLSYLKSLPVQEVKIDRSFVIGLSSQSDDVAIVRAIVDLGRHLGLEVVAEGVEDEATWDLLASMGCDLVQGWHLGRPMPVADLAPWLRAHAGPTARPTLRAL, encoded by the coding sequence ATGGCCGACGCCCGGCCGGGCCCACGTACCGTCCTGCGGCCGTCGCCGCAGACCGTGCTGGTGGTCGCGATGATCCTGGCTCTGCTCGGCCTCACCGCGCTCATCGGCCACCCGTTCGCGAAGCTGGCGCCCTACCTCGGGTTCGCGAACCTGCCCTGGTGGGCATTGGGCATCGGGTTCGCGGCGACCGAGGCGTCGGTCTTCTACCTCCAGACCCGCCGCGAGGCACGCACCGTCTCCATCAGCGAGCTGCCGCTCGTCCTCGGCCTGTTCCTCGCCTCACCGGTGCAGCTCCTCCTCGGCCGCCTGGCCGGGTCGTTGGCGGTCTTCCTCGCGCACCGTCGCGCTCCGGTGCTGAAGACGGCGTGGAACCTCGCCCTGGTCAGTCTGCAGACCGCCGTCGCCGTCGCCCTGTTCCACCTCCTCGCTGGTGGACGGGACGCGAGCAGCCCCGTGGTCTGGCTGGGTGCCTACTGCGGCGCGATCGCCGCGAACTGCGTCGCCAGCATCGCGCTGGCCCTCGTGATCGCCATCTACGAGCGCGACCTGCGGGTCCGCCCGATCCTCGACGACATGGTGAAGGGAGAGCCCTTCGCGCCGTTCGTGATCACCCTCGGCCTGATCGCCGTGATGAGCCTCTCGGCCGCTCAGCACAGCGCCTGGCTGTTGCTCGTCACCGGTGCCGGACTGCTGCTGGGCTACCGGGCGTACGCCGCGCTGGCCGACCGGCACCTGGGCACCGAGCGGCTGTACCGCTTCGCCCAGGCCGTGACCAGCGCGCCCGAGGTCGACGAGACCCTGCGCAAGCTGCTGCAGGAGGCCAAGGAGCTCCTGCGCGGCGAGCGCGCCGAGGTCGCCTTCGTCGCCTCCGACGGCGGGGACGTCGCCCACGTGCGGCTCGGGAGCACCGGGCGCCTCGGCCGGTCGTCGGAAACGCCCGCGCCGGCGGAGCAGTGGCTGATCGCGCGGGTCGTCGGGGACGGGGAGCCGCTGCTCATCACCCGCGGGACGCGAGACCCCGCCGAGCGGCGATGGCTGGACTCCCAGGTCGCCCGAGAGGCCGTGGCCGTGCCCCTCCGCGGAGGCACCGGCATCCTCGGTGTGCTGATCGTGACCGACCGGATCGGCGACGTCCGGACCTTCTCCGAGGACCACGTCCGCCTGCTCGAGACCGTGGCCAGTCACGCGTCCGTCGCGCTGCAGAACGGCAAGCTGATGGACCAGTTGCGCCACGAGGCGACCCACGACGCGCTGACCGGGCTGCCGAACCGGACCGCCCTCCAGCGCCAGATGGTGGCTGCACTCGAGGAGGTGTCGGAGGGCCGCTCGCCCGGGGCCGCGGTGATGATCCTCGACCTCGACAGCTTCAAGGAGGTCAACGACACCCTGGGGCACCAGCAGGGCGACCAGCTGCTCGTCGAGGTCGGCGCACGGCTGCGCACCGCCGCCGGCCCGGCCGGCTTCGTCGCCCGCCTGGGCGGCGACGAGTTCGCGATCCTGCTCAGCGGCACCGACGACGAGGACCGCGCCGTCCGCGTGGGCCGCCGACTCCTGCGCTCGCTGGAGCAGCCGGTTGCCCTCGACGGGCTCGAGGTCGAGGTGGGCGGCTCCCTCGGGCTGGCCATGGCCCCGACCCACGCGACGGATCCGGCCGGCCTGCTCAAGCGGGCCGACATGGCGATGTACGACGCCAAGGCCTCGACCGGCGGCCTGCGGCTGTACGAGCCGGACTCGGACGCGGACAACCCGCGCCGGCTCATGCTCGTCTCGGAGCTGCGCACCGCACTGAACCAGGACCGGATCGAGGTGCACGTCCAGCCACAGGCTCGGCTGTCCACCGGGAAGACGGTCAGCGTCGAGGCGCTGGTGCGGTGGAACCACGCGGATCTCGGGTTCATCGCGCCCGACGAGTTCATCCCGATCGCCGAGCGCAGCGGACTGATCGGCCTGCTCACCACCCGGGTCCTCGACGCCTCGCTCGCCGCGGTGGCCGACTGGCGGCGGCAGGGCACGGACCTCGGCATCGCGGTCAACCTCTCCGCCCGCAGCCTCCAGGACACCGATCTGATCGACGAGGTCTCCCGCCTCCTCCGCCGGCACGGCGTCCCCGCGTCACGGCTCACCCTCGAGGTGACCGAGAGCTCGGTCATGGCCGACCCGGCGCGGGCGATCGCGCTGCTGCACCAGCTGCGCGCGCTCGGCGTCCGGCTGTCCGTGGACGACTTCGGCACCGGCTACTCGTCGCTGTCCTACCTCAAGAGCCTGCCCGTCCAGGAGGTCAAGATCGACCGCAGCTTCGTCATCGGCCTGAGCAGCCAGAGCGACGACGTGGCGATCGTGCGGGCGATCGTCGACCTCGGCCGGCACCTCGGCCTCGAGGTCGTGGCCGAGGGCGTCGAGGACGAGGCGACCTGGGACCTGCTGGCTTCCATGGGCTGCGACCTGGTGCAGGGCTGGCACCTCGGACGCCCGATGCCCGTCGCCGACCTCGCTCCCTGGCTGCGGGCGCACGCCGGCCCGACGGCCCGCCCCACGCTGCGCGCCCTCTGA
- a CDS encoding S8 family serine peptidase: MATLGALLAGSGLSAAHADVQPALGYDPVTNKGALYNIAEVVGAHDAYRKGLTGKGVGVALIDTGIAPVPGLTSGNVVNGPDLSFDSQLDGMAHLDAFGHGTHMGSIIAGRDAAGTPSSYLDPGRFTGIAPDATLVNVKVGAHNGAVDVTQVIAGINWVVEHAKDPGLNIRVISLAYGTDSLQSSTVDPLAYAVENAWKRGIVVVAAGGNDGRPDKTLANPAYDPHVLAVGAMDSAGTVDSSDDTVPSWSTRGTTARHVDVVAPGVSVLGLRVPGGVSDSDNPQARVGDRFARASGTSQATAVVAGQAALILQQYPWLAPDQVKQLMMTTASGILSTVPIFGGSGMVNLRAVLNNPIDSLLKTVGGLLDGVLNLRWSSGTGSLEKARGSFHVGSGTSELRGEIDIFGRAWSAYTWARDTSYGTVWNYGDWRGVRVAGNAWRDGAWPTVTWPGADWTGASWTADGWSAKTWSGDSWSAKTWSGDTWSAKTWSGDTWSAKTWSGHGWD; this comes from the coding sequence GTGGCGACCCTCGGTGCGCTGCTCGCCGGCAGCGGTCTGAGCGCCGCGCACGCCGACGTCCAGCCGGCGCTGGGCTACGACCCGGTCACCAACAAGGGCGCGCTGTACAACATCGCCGAGGTCGTCGGTGCGCACGACGCCTACCGCAAGGGGCTCACCGGCAAGGGCGTCGGTGTGGCGCTGATCGACACCGGGATCGCGCCGGTCCCGGGCCTCACGAGCGGCAACGTGGTCAACGGCCCGGACCTGTCGTTCGACAGCCAGCTCGACGGGATGGCGCACCTGGACGCCTTCGGCCACGGCACCCACATGGGGTCGATCATCGCCGGCCGTGACGCCGCGGGAACGCCGTCGTCCTACCTCGACCCCGGCCGCTTCACCGGGATCGCGCCCGACGCCACCCTGGTGAACGTCAAGGTCGGAGCCCACAACGGGGCCGTCGACGTCACACAGGTCATCGCGGGCATCAACTGGGTGGTCGAGCACGCCAAGGACCCGGGTCTCAACATCCGGGTGATCAGCCTGGCCTACGGCACGGACTCGCTGCAGAGCAGCACGGTCGACCCCCTCGCCTACGCCGTCGAGAACGCCTGGAAGCGCGGCATCGTGGTCGTCGCCGCAGGCGGCAACGACGGCCGGCCGGACAAGACGCTGGCCAACCCGGCCTACGACCCGCACGTCCTGGCGGTCGGCGCGATGGACAGCGCCGGCACCGTCGACTCCTCGGACGACACCGTTCCGTCGTGGTCGACGCGCGGCACCACCGCCCGGCACGTCGACGTGGTCGCCCCGGGCGTCTCGGTGCTCGGTCTGCGCGTGCCCGGCGGCGTGTCGGACTCGGACAACCCGCAGGCCCGCGTGGGCGACCGCTTCGCCCGCGCCTCGGGAACCTCCCAGGCGACGGCGGTGGTCGCCGGTCAGGCGGCGCTGATCCTGCAGCAGTACCCGTGGCTGGCGCCCGACCAGGTCAAGCAGCTGATGATGACCACCGCCAGCGGCATCCTCTCCACCGTGCCGATCTTCGGCGGCAGCGGCATGGTCAATCTGCGGGCGGTGCTGAACAACCCCATCGACTCGCTGCTGAAGACCGTCGGCGGCCTGCTGGACGGCGTCCTCAACCTCCGCTGGAGCTCCGGCACCGGGTCCCTCGAGAAGGCGCGGGGCAGCTTCCACGTCGGCAGCGGCACTTCCGAGCTCCGCGGCGAGATCGACATCTTCGGCCGCGCCTGGAGCGCCTACACCTGGGCGCGGGACACCTCCTACGGCACCGTCTGGAACTACGGCGACTGGCGTGGCGTCCGCGTGGCCGGCAACGCCTGGCGGGACGGTGCCTGGCCGACGGTCACCTGGCCGGGCGCCGACTGGACCGGGGCCAGCTGGACCGCCGACGGCTGGTCGGCCAAGACGTGGAGCGGCGATTCGTGGTCGGCCAAGACCTGGAGCGGCGACACGTGGTCGGCCAAGACCTGGAGCGGCGACACCTGGTCGGCCAAGACGTGGTCGGGCCACGGCTGGGACTGA
- the selD gene encoding selenide, water dikinase SelD, translating to MTTAPARVRLTQYAHGGGCACKIPPGELEAVVAGLTAAGPAAPNAELVVGLDDGDDAAVVRIAGGQGLVLTTDFFTPVVDDAYTFGRIAAANALSDVYAMGGTPVVAVNLLGWPRDVLPADLAAEVLRGGLEVAQEAGCHVGGGHSIDDPEPKYGMAVTGLVDLDRVIRNDAAVPGTALSLTKPLGVGVLNSRMKATGEVSEAAVASMTALNREAGRAAVAAGIRAGTDVTGFGLLGHLYKMARASGVTAVVDAAAVPYLTGAREGLADGFVSGGTRRNLDWVRPHADLSAVSQDEALLLADAQTSGGLLLGGEVPGAPVIGEFVPRGEHVVVVR from the coding sequence GTGACGACCGCACCCGCCCGTGTCCGGCTCACCCAGTACGCGCACGGCGGGGGCTGCGCCTGCAAGATCCCGCCCGGCGAGCTCGAGGCGGTGGTGGCGGGGCTGACCGCCGCCGGACCGGCGGCCCCGAACGCGGAGCTCGTGGTGGGCCTGGACGACGGCGACGATGCCGCCGTCGTGCGCATCGCCGGGGGCCAGGGACTGGTGCTCACCACCGACTTCTTCACCCCGGTCGTCGACGACGCGTACACGTTCGGCCGGATCGCGGCCGCGAACGCGCTGTCCGACGTCTACGCGATGGGCGGCACTCCGGTCGTGGCGGTGAACCTGCTCGGCTGGCCGCGCGACGTGCTGCCTGCCGACCTGGCGGCCGAGGTGCTGCGGGGTGGGCTCGAGGTTGCCCAGGAGGCCGGCTGCCACGTCGGCGGCGGTCACTCGATCGACGACCCCGAGCCCAAGTACGGCATGGCGGTCACGGGGTTGGTGGACCTCGACCGCGTCATCCGCAACGACGCGGCGGTCCCGGGGACGGCGCTGTCGCTCACCAAGCCCCTGGGTGTCGGCGTCCTCAACAGCCGGATGAAGGCCACCGGCGAGGTGTCGGAGGCGGCGGTCGCCTCGATGACCGCGCTCAACCGCGAGGCGGGCCGGGCTGCCGTGGCCGCGGGCATCCGCGCCGGCACCGACGTCACCGGCTTCGGGCTGCTGGGGCACCTCTACAAGATGGCGCGGGCCAGCGGCGTCACCGCGGTCGTCGACGCGGCCGCCGTCCCCTACCTGACCGGCGCCCGCGAGGGCCTCGCCGACGGCTTCGTCTCGGGCGGCACCCGGCGCAACCTCGACTGGGTGCGGCCCCACGCCGACCTGTCCGCGGTGTCCCAGGACGAGGCCCTGCTGCTCGCCGACGCGCAGACCTCCGGCGGTCTGCTGCTGGGCGGGGAGGTCCCTGGCGCCCCGGTGATCGGCGAGTTCGTCCCTCGCGGGGAGCACGTCGTCGTCGTGCGCTGA
- a CDS encoding helix-turn-helix transcriptional regulator, with amino-acid sequence MSRTEPRPAAPLPPVALTPEEAAAVAVALAAGPDGPYAADGRTALEKVLEVLEPDPRRRAQLLATSLWVSAEADRSEQVRALLEQAVTRRRVLVLRYRDRQDRASRREVEPQALVRSSEHWFLVAWCRERQAMRWFRLDRVESAETTDEAAPRRDLTDVGAPPASRHPAGRALRTPPAPTGPPRLVVLPGGRT; translated from the coding sequence GTGAGCCGAACCGAGCCCCGTCCCGCCGCTCCCCTGCCGCCGGTCGCCCTGACGCCGGAGGAGGCAGCCGCCGTCGCCGTCGCGCTGGCCGCCGGTCCCGACGGGCCGTACGCCGCCGACGGCAGGACGGCGCTGGAGAAGGTGCTCGAGGTGCTCGAGCCCGATCCGCGGCGCCGCGCGCAGCTGCTGGCCACCAGTCTCTGGGTCAGCGCCGAGGCCGACCGCAGCGAGCAGGTCCGCGCGCTGCTCGAGCAGGCGGTCACCCGCCGGCGGGTGCTCGTGCTGCGCTACCGGGACCGGCAGGACCGCGCATCGCGCCGGGAGGTCGAGCCGCAGGCGCTGGTCCGCAGCAGCGAGCACTGGTTCCTGGTCGCCTGGTGCCGCGAGCGGCAGGCGATGCGCTGGTTCCGGCTGGACCGCGTCGAGAGCGCCGAGACCACCGACGAGGCGGCGCCGAGGCGCGACCTCACCGACGTGGGCGCTCCCCCGGCGTCCCGCCACCCCGCGGGCCGGGCACTGCGCACGCCGCCGGCCCCGACCGGTCCGCCCCGGCTCGTCGTCCTCCCCGGCGGTCGCACCTGA
- a CDS encoding helix-turn-helix domain-containing protein yields the protein MADTTQVASAASSKDPAVGLKAVRSLRVLVERLEALQVGNARDQGWTWDQIAQLLGVSRQAVHKKYASGRGPLRRRKD from the coding sequence ATGGCGGACACGACGCAGGTGGCCTCCGCCGCCAGCAGCAAGGACCCGGCCGTCGGGCTGAAGGCGGTCCGCTCGCTCCGGGTCCTCGTCGAGCGGCTCGAGGCGCTCCAGGTGGGCAACGCCCGCGACCAGGGCTGGACCTGGGACCAGATCGCCCAGCTCCTCGGCGTCAGCCGGCAGGCGGTGCACAAGAAGTACGCGAGCGGCCGAGGGCCGCTCCGGCGGCGGAAGGACTGA
- a CDS encoding zinc-binding dehydrogenase, with protein sequence MLAAFVSTPAPKDPLSVLEVGDRPEPDVPDGWTTVRVKAVSLNHHDLFSLQGIGLPQERMPMILGTDAAGLDEDGNEVVVHGVVATEGWTGDETLDPKRTLFSELHQGTMAEKVAVPKRNVLPKPTELSFAEAACLPTAWLTAYRMLFVKSGLRPGQTVLVQGASGGVATALIVLGRAAGYRIWVTGRSEEKRAAALALGADQAFETGARLPTRVDGVMETVGEATWSHSIKSLKPGGVLVTSGATTGFNPGAELNRVFFTQLSVIGSTMGTRGELEDLIELCRVTGIRPEIDVELPLDRAREGFERMLEGRTAGKIVFTL encoded by the coding sequence ATGCTCGCCGCCTTCGTCTCCACGCCCGCCCCGAAGGACCCGCTCTCCGTCCTCGAGGTCGGTGACCGCCCCGAGCCCGACGTTCCCGACGGCTGGACGACCGTCCGGGTGAAGGCCGTCTCGCTCAACCACCACGACCTGTTCAGCCTGCAGGGCATCGGGCTGCCGCAGGAGCGGATGCCGATGATCCTGGGCACCGACGCCGCCGGGCTCGACGAGGACGGCAACGAGGTCGTCGTCCACGGGGTGGTCGCCACCGAGGGCTGGACGGGCGACGAGACGCTCGACCCGAAGCGGACCCTGTTCTCCGAGCTGCACCAGGGCACGATGGCCGAGAAGGTCGCCGTCCCGAAGCGGAACGTGCTGCCCAAGCCCACCGAGCTGTCCTTCGCCGAGGCCGCCTGCCTGCCCACCGCGTGGCTGACCGCCTACCGGATGCTGTTCGTGAAGTCCGGGCTCCGCCCGGGGCAGACCGTGCTCGTGCAGGGCGCGAGCGGCGGCGTCGCCACGGCCCTCATCGTGCTGGGCCGCGCCGCGGGCTACCGGATCTGGGTGACCGGCCGGAGCGAGGAGAAGCGGGCCGCCGCGCTCGCGCTGGGGGCCGACCAGGCGTTCGAGACCGGCGCCCGGCTGCCGACCCGGGTCGACGGCGTCATGGAGACCGTCGGCGAGGCCACGTGGTCGCACAGCATCAAGTCGCTCAAGCCCGGTGGCGTGCTCGTGACCTCCGGTGCGACGACCGGCTTCAACCCGGGCGCCGAGCTGAACCGGGTGTTCTTCACCCAGCTGTCGGTCATCGGCTCGACCATGGGCACCCGCGGCGAGCTCGAGGACCTGATCGAGCTGTGCCGCGTGACCGGCATCCGGCCCGAGATCGACGTCGAGCTGCCGCTGGACCGGGCGCGGGAGGGCTTCGAGCGGATGCTCGAGGGCCGCACGGCCGGGAAGATCGTCTTCACCCTGTGA